One window of the Candidatus Nitrospira nitrosa genome contains the following:
- a CDS encoding DUF2278 family protein, producing the protein MPLKRYGVLKGRVIAAKREEDQSSPHYQIHIQAGSTHYRIAVNVKSQLSPSELLFLVDDRFHHPITADLPSLEDEFTLLSSKPGGQAVDFIRGNLFDRSDMRLLPPNLPGPDNDLSDRIEHYVKRAMQEEDARVYAFGERWGPEGGKADKIFGFRPGNGIHDIHMNQGNDMSHKSDDGVWQDGALMFHFPSSQQWVAVFLAFQSQAWHTDDHTGHAIVDVPTELDHVIRIVGALVNPGGPSPERETVTLLNASPTAIDLSGWQIADRLKNKMTLSGTIHSGAAITVKLSQDVQLGNKGGMITLLSRKGLKVDGVSYTAQQAQQEGWTIVF; encoded by the coding sequence ATGCCGCTAAAACGATACGGAGTATTGAAAGGAAGAGTGATTGCCGCCAAGCGGGAAGAAGACCAATCCTCTCCTCATTATCAGATTCATATCCAGGCTGGCTCGACGCACTACCGCATCGCGGTCAATGTGAAGTCTCAGCTCAGCCCCTCCGAGCTGCTGTTTCTGGTCGATGACCGTTTCCACCATCCCATCACCGCCGACCTACCAAGCCTGGAGGATGAGTTTACCCTGCTGTCGAGCAAGCCCGGTGGACAGGCCGTGGACTTCATTCGCGGCAATCTCTTCGATCGATCGGATATGCGGTTGCTTCCCCCGAATCTTCCCGGCCCGGATAACGATCTGAGTGATCGAATTGAACATTACGTCAAGCGTGCCATGCAGGAAGAGGATGCCCGTGTCTATGCGTTTGGGGAGCGCTGGGGGCCGGAGGGCGGGAAAGCGGACAAGATTTTTGGATTTCGACCAGGGAATGGGATTCATGACATTCATATGAATCAGGGAAATGACATGTCCCACAAAAGTGACGATGGCGTGTGGCAAGACGGAGCCCTGATGTTTCACTTCCCTTCTTCTCAACAATGGGTTGCAGTGTTTCTGGCGTTTCAGTCTCAAGCCTGGCATACCGATGATCATACCGGCCACGCCATTGTCGATGTGCCGACCGAGCTGGATCATGTCATCCGAATCGTCGGTGCGCTGGTGAACCCGGGTGGTCCCTCTCCAGAACGGGAAACGGTGACGCTGCTCAATGCGTCACCGACTGCCATTGATCTCTCAGGCTGGCAGATCGCAGACCGGTTGAAAAACAAAATGACGCTATCCGGTACGATTCACTCCGGTGCCGCGATCACGGTCAAGCTGTCACAAGATGTACAACTCGGGAATAAGGGAGGCATGATCACGCTGCTCAGTCGCAAAGGATTGAAAGTGGACGGGGTGTCGTACACGGCGCAGCAGGCGCAGCAGGAAGGCTGGACGATTGTGTTCTAG
- a CDS encoding CC0125/CC1285 family lipoprotein, translated as MRTYPWKTEFLLLVLVATLPGCATGHYTPLGEAGDDVIEQLKENAYRVEYRTSAFTAQAQLDAYLRRRCAELTLREGYDYFYQGGRLDVLGLWRRTAMTVTLYKNPKPVGVPDLLDAKEVLAKAATLPTTQ; from the coding sequence ATGCGAACCTATCCATGGAAAACAGAGTTCCTATTGTTGGTGCTGGTTGCCACTCTACCTGGATGTGCCACCGGGCACTACACACCGCTTGGTGAGGCTGGAGATGATGTCATTGAGCAGCTCAAAGAGAACGCGTACCGGGTGGAATATCGGACGAGCGCCTTCACGGCGCAAGCACAGCTGGACGCGTATCTCCGCCGCCGTTGTGCAGAGCTGACACTCCGCGAGGGGTACGACTACTTTTACCAAGGTGGACGATTAGACGTGTTGGGGCTCTGGCGCCGAACAGCCATGACGGTGACACTGTACAAGAACCCAAAACCCGTGGGGGTTCCGGATCTGCTTGATGCCAAGGAGGTGTTAGCAAAAGCTGCAACGCTCCCTACCACACAATAA
- a CDS encoding thermonuclease family protein, with protein MGKLTIDGTLDLSQFWPIGESDADTTKIVLTVSPSAVQYQPADDVPRPTTKYAGACVKSFGQLKPVIKNGKITVRLQGVDAPELHYQPQSMKGKTYKGQPFGSLRGSGLVKKYRQRQAETATVRLGRYLSTFGTSPLPCRFQTEVTDHEGPADAVDKYGRFVGNVLVNEIDINLEILRQGLAIVALYNSMQPAEMEACLEAWAIGETATDGVAQYQTRTIGEFDSQLLYQPPATATLKPEKTKRFLHPKLYRRQCTWWAYRKLGTFKGGFDTYLSLFPDDVFFERASMHDEGFLAAIPFQIEQMVKDGRKVIYAPDEVVFKEAGSQLFTAEGKIIREW; from the coding sequence ATGGGCAAGCTGACGATCGATGGAACGTTAGACCTGTCACAGTTCTGGCCGATAGGAGAATCTGATGCCGATACGACGAAGATTGTGCTGACGGTCTCTCCTAGTGCCGTCCAATACCAACCAGCCGATGACGTTCCACGCCCCACCACGAAGTATGCCGGTGCCTGTGTCAAATCGTTCGGCCAACTGAAGCCGGTCATTAAAAATGGGAAAATCACCGTGCGGCTACAGGGAGTCGACGCACCAGAACTGCACTATCAACCGCAATCCATGAAGGGGAAGACCTACAAAGGTCAGCCGTTTGGCAGCCTCAGAGGATCCGGACTGGTCAAAAAATATCGCCAGCGTCAGGCAGAAACCGCCACGGTTCGACTGGGCCGCTATCTCAGCACGTTCGGCACGTCTCCTCTCCCCTGTCGATTTCAGACAGAGGTGACGGATCATGAAGGTCCGGCGGATGCCGTAGATAAATACGGGCGATTCGTCGGCAATGTGCTCGTCAACGAGATCGACATCAATCTGGAAATTCTCCGACAGGGTCTCGCGATCGTGGCGTTGTATAATTCCATGCAACCGGCCGAAATGGAGGCCTGCCTGGAGGCGTGGGCGATCGGGGAAACTGCCACCGACGGTGTAGCACAATATCAAACCCGTACGATTGGTGAGTTTGATTCTCAACTCCTGTACCAGCCGCCGGCAACCGCCACACTCAAACCGGAAAAGACCAAACGGTTTCTCCACCCCAAGCTCTACCGTCGCCAATGTACCTGGTGGGCCTATCGAAAACTTGGCACATTCAAAGGTGGCTTCGACACCTATCTCAGCCTGTTCCCGGATGATGTGTTCTTCGAAAGGGCCAGCATGCATGATGAGGGATTCTTGGCTGCAATTCCGTTCCAGATCGAACAGATGGTGAAAGACGGCCGGAAGGTCATCTATGCCCCAGATGAAGTCGTCTTCAAAGAAGCCGGCTCACAGCTATTCACCGCTGAGGGGAAGATAATTCGGGAGTGGTAG
- a CDS encoding 5-oxoprolinase subunit C family protein, whose protein sequence is MMKLQPAEILVLKSGWLTTIQDLGRHGHQHYGVSVSGAMDSFSMIVANRQVGNPDQAAVLELTLKGPELLFKQDTVIAITGADISPTLDGRNMPMWRSMLIPRGGQLRFGMPRAGARAYLAIAGGIDVPLVLGSRATHYASETGGLHGRPLTQGDVLRGGKPALLITQPIGTEFPAPLRPRYERAATLRIIPGPQQMFFEKHSLTTLTQSPYTVSPQSNRMGYRLAGPKIVQKDTVAFISDGTATGSLQVPSDGQPILLMADRQTTGGYPKIAVVISADLPLAAQLAPGDRIRFILCTVAQAQRLLRMQHAQLDAALPPCDRRYT, encoded by the coding sequence ATGATGAAACTCCAGCCAGCCGAGATCCTTGTCCTGAAAAGCGGCTGGCTGACCACCATACAAGACCTGGGGCGCCACGGCCATCAACACTATGGCGTATCCGTCTCAGGAGCAATGGACTCCTTCTCCATGATCGTTGCAAATCGGCAGGTTGGGAATCCAGACCAGGCGGCGGTACTTGAGCTCACCCTAAAAGGGCCGGAACTCCTGTTCAAGCAGGACACGGTCATCGCCATCACCGGAGCGGACATCTCCCCTACCCTTGATGGTCGTAACATGCCGATGTGGAGAAGTATGCTGATTCCGCGTGGTGGTCAATTGCGCTTCGGCATGCCACGGGCTGGAGCTCGTGCATACCTCGCGATCGCTGGCGGCATCGACGTCCCTTTGGTACTGGGCAGCCGCGCAACCCACTATGCAAGCGAAACAGGAGGGCTGCATGGAAGGCCACTGACACAAGGGGATGTTTTGCGAGGTGGAAAACCAGCCCTACTCATTACCCAGCCAATCGGTACAGAATTCCCAGCCCCACTCCGTCCTCGCTATGAACGCGCTGCAACCCTGCGCATCATTCCTGGTCCACAGCAGATGTTTTTTGAAAAGCATTCGCTCACGACCTTGACGCAGAGCCCCTATACCGTCTCTCCTCAATCCAATCGCATGGGTTATCGCTTGGCCGGCCCCAAGATTGTCCAGAAAGACACTGTTGCTTTTATCTCGGACGGCACAGCCACGGGATCCCTGCAAGTGCCCTCCGACGGGCAGCCAATCCTCTTGATGGCTGACCGACAGACCACCGGAGGCTATCCCAAAATCGCTGTCGTGATTTCAGCCGACCTTCCCCTTGCCGCACAATTGGCTCCTGGCGACCGCATTCGATTTATTCTGTGCACCGTGGCCCAAGCTCAACGTCTCTTACGAATGCAACATGCCCAACTTGACGCAGCCTTACCGCCATGTGACAGGCGCTACACATGA
- a CDS encoding LamB/YcsF family protein, translated as MATIDLNSDMGEYEGETYHALEAQLMPLITSVNIACGVHAGNPSLMLRTAKLAAQSGTAIGAHPGFPDAQDFGRRDRRTSADEVEWLLSAQLKTLAEVLESEQLTLSHVKLHGALYNLAARDRRVADAVARAVASFDAHLLLFALAGLELVTSGRTAGLTVIQEAFADRAYQSDGTLVPRSHPHALLQPKQHIRRQLREILNGSVTSIDGQQIAIQAESLCVHLDTPQAVEFLQLIGQEIQSAGVRIAKPLQT; from the coding sequence ATGGCAACGATTGATTTAAACAGTGACATGGGCGAGTACGAGGGTGAAACGTATCACGCTCTTGAAGCTCAGCTCATGCCGCTGATCACCTCGGTGAATATTGCCTGCGGCGTACATGCCGGTAATCCCTCACTTATGCTCCGCACTGCGAAGCTTGCCGCACAATCCGGAACGGCAATCGGCGCCCATCCAGGATTTCCCGATGCACAAGACTTCGGACGCCGGGATCGCCGGACGTCTGCAGACGAAGTTGAATGGCTCCTATCTGCACAGCTGAAAACGTTGGCCGAAGTACTGGAGTCGGAGCAACTGACACTCAGCCACGTCAAGCTTCATGGGGCTCTCTATAACTTGGCGGCACGAGATCGTAGAGTGGCCGATGCCGTTGCACGAGCCGTGGCATCATTCGATGCTCACCTGCTACTGTTTGCCCTTGCAGGATTGGAACTGGTAACAAGCGGGAGAACGGCTGGACTGACTGTGATTCAGGAAGCATTCGCCGACCGAGCGTATCAGTCCGACGGCACCTTGGTTCCTCGCTCACACCCTCATGCGCTGTTACAGCCTAAGCAACACATTCGTCGGCAATTGCGCGAGATCCTCAACGGCTCTGTCACCAGCATTGATGGACAGCAAATAGCGATCCAGGCCGAGAGCCTGTGCGTTCACCTAGACACTCCCCAGGCAGTTGAATTCCTCCAGCTTATTGGACAAGAGATTCAATCGGCTGGAGTTCGCATTGCGAAGCCGCTTCAGACATGA
- the pxpB gene encoding 5-oxoprolinase subunit PxpB: MPSRSHTRRPHHPKKESFRILPLGDSALTIEFGNMINSEINSRVVAFAKTVFNQHWQGIHDIVPTYRSVTVHFDPLRWDSATLAKRLKTLPRREPGQADPQGILHEIPVLYGGEWGPDLEAVAAFAGLQPDEASALHASIQYRVYMLGFSPGFPYLGLVSERLAMPRRSTPRTTVPAGSVGIADHQTGIYPIATPGGWQLIGRTPIAMYRKGRADPFLLKPGDIVQFNPIDRHEFDRLNHESLHGND, translated from the coding sequence GTGCCTTCTCGATCTCATACCAGACGCCCGCATCATCCAAAGAAAGAGAGCTTCCGTATTCTGCCGCTTGGCGACTCCGCACTCACAATTGAGTTCGGGAACATGATCAATTCGGAAATCAACTCCCGAGTCGTGGCATTCGCGAAGACGGTCTTCAACCAACATTGGCAAGGCATCCACGACATCGTCCCCACCTATCGATCGGTCACCGTTCACTTTGATCCGCTCCGATGGGATTCGGCCACGTTGGCCAAGAGACTCAAGACCTTACCGCGACGAGAACCAGGCCAGGCTGACCCACAAGGCATTCTCCACGAAATTCCCGTCTTGTACGGCGGCGAATGGGGGCCTGACTTGGAAGCGGTGGCAGCCTTTGCCGGTCTACAACCGGATGAGGCCAGCGCATTGCACGCGTCCATTCAGTACCGCGTGTATATGCTCGGATTCAGTCCCGGGTTTCCCTATCTTGGGCTCGTCTCTGAGCGGTTGGCCATGCCTCGCCGTTCAACCCCGAGGACGACAGTCCCGGCTGGATCAGTCGGCATTGCTGATCACCAGACGGGAATTTACCCCATCGCCACACCAGGCGGCTGGCAACTGATTGGTCGAACACCGATCGCCATGTACCGCAAGGGCAGAGCCGATCCCTTCCTACTGAAGCCAGGGGACATCGTTCAATTCAATCCAATCGACCGTCATGAGTTCGATCGTCTCAACCATGAGAGCTTGCATGGCAACGATTGA
- a CDS encoding flavin monoamine oxidase family protein produces MFRTPSFRSLVRLTTAAFLAERRHCSAVDALGAIQEWLPRRAAHSISRRDFLLSAGTTSVALALGAMPGLPRCAAAAKPSPSSLSVGIVGAGLAGLACADALKSGGVQATIYEAANRAGGRCWTLRGYFPGQVVERGGELIDTLHKTMLSYAKRFRLSLEDMNKEPGEVFYHFYGQRYSEAAVVAEFRDFISVMRIDLNHLSRKVTATSHTMDDVALDRISLLAYLEGENGAGVSAGPLAKAAIVAAYEAEYGLTADEQSCLTFLLFIHADQRSHFTPFGVFSDERYHLVDGNDRITEGLTRELSGQIVYGSRLMRVRQLSDERIELTVQQDSRTVTFSHDVAVLAIPFTTLRQVNLDAGLGLPPAQRAAIQGLGYGTNAKMMIGFSSRPWHTLGSNGTAYADLLNVQTTWETNPTLGSDNRGILTDYSSGPRGAGLDPGAVQTNAAQFLQDLNRVYPGTLGAASKDRQGQYRAHLEHWPSNPLMKGSYTCYRPGQFTTMAGLEGLPAGNLLFAGEHTNSFYEWQGFMEGAALSGIAAAQSILTTAKPR; encoded by the coding sequence ATGTTCCGAACTCCATCATTCCGTTCGTTGGTCCGCTTAACGACAGCCGCCTTCTTGGCTGAACGCCGGCACTGTTCTGCTGTCGATGCACTTGGAGCGATCCAAGAGTGGCTTCCACGAAGGGCTGCGCATTCGATTTCGCGCCGCGACTTTCTGCTTAGTGCCGGGACAACGAGTGTCGCGCTTGCCCTGGGGGCGATGCCGGGGCTTCCACGATGCGCGGCCGCCGCCAAGCCATCGCCTTCCTCGCTCTCCGTAGGGATTGTCGGTGCGGGGCTCGCCGGACTGGCTTGTGCCGATGCGCTCAAGAGCGGAGGCGTTCAAGCCACCATCTACGAGGCGGCCAATCGAGCAGGTGGCCGTTGTTGGACGTTACGTGGTTATTTTCCAGGCCAAGTGGTCGAACGCGGCGGCGAACTCATCGACACGCTGCATAAGACGATGCTGAGCTACGCTAAGCGATTTCGTCTGAGCCTGGAGGATATGAACAAGGAGCCGGGAGAGGTCTTCTACCACTTCTATGGACAACGGTATTCAGAAGCAGCAGTCGTAGCGGAGTTTCGAGATTTCATCTCGGTGATGCGGATTGACCTGAACCACCTATCACGAAAAGTCACGGCTACATCCCATACCATGGACGATGTGGCCTTGGACCGGATCAGCCTATTGGCCTACCTGGAGGGAGAAAATGGAGCCGGTGTCTCGGCAGGGCCGCTCGCCAAGGCCGCAATTGTTGCCGCCTATGAGGCTGAGTATGGACTCACAGCGGACGAACAAAGCTGTCTTACGTTTCTCCTCTTCATTCATGCTGACCAGCGCTCGCACTTCACTCCCTTCGGCGTATTCAGTGACGAACGGTATCATCTAGTCGACGGCAATGATCGAATCACCGAAGGACTGACACGCGAACTTTCAGGACAGATTGTGTATGGCTCAAGACTCATGCGAGTCCGCCAGTTGAGCGATGAACGGATCGAACTCACGGTTCAGCAAGATTCCCGTACCGTGACCTTCTCGCATGATGTCGCCGTGCTGGCCATCCCCTTTACGACGCTCCGCCAGGTGAACTTGGATGCTGGGCTTGGTCTCCCTCCCGCACAACGTGCTGCGATTCAGGGACTCGGGTATGGAACGAATGCCAAAATGATGATCGGTTTTTCAAGCCGACCCTGGCATACATTGGGGAGTAACGGAACGGCTTATGCGGATCTCCTCAACGTCCAAACGACATGGGAAACCAATCCGACGTTGGGATCAGACAACCGCGGAATTCTCACCGACTATTCAAGCGGGCCTCGTGGGGCTGGACTGGACCCAGGTGCAGTCCAAACAAACGCCGCGCAGTTCTTACAGGATTTGAATCGAGTCTACCCCGGCACACTTGGAGCTGCGTCCAAGGATAGACAGGGACAGTACCGCGCACATCTCGAACATTGGCCGTCAAACCCTCTGATGAAAGGCAGCTATACCTGTTATCGTCCAGGCCAATTCACGACAATGGCAGGTTTGGAAGGCCTCCCGGCAGGCAATCTCTTGTTCGCCGGCGAACACACCAACTCGTTCTATGAATGGCAGGGTTTCATGGAGGGAGCGGCCCTTTCCGGCATTGCAGCAGCCCAATCAATTCTCACAACGGCTAAGCCTCGGTAA
- a CDS encoding DUF3597 domain-containing protein — MGLFGTIMEKLGFGSAAHAAPPPPAAAPVSSAPSAPDAAQAAPKPAAISAVDVVGKLEGLAAQNSQKLNWKTSIVDLMKLLNLDSSLTARKELATELGCPADKMGDSAQMNMWLHKAVLQKLAANGGNIPKELLH, encoded by the coding sequence ATGGGACTCTTTGGCACGATTATGGAGAAACTCGGATTTGGTTCCGCTGCCCACGCAGCCCCCCCGCCGCCGGCTGCGGCTCCGGTATCAAGTGCTCCGTCAGCTCCCGATGCGGCGCAGGCTGCTCCCAAGCCCGCTGCGATATCGGCGGTCGATGTCGTGGGAAAGCTTGAAGGGCTTGCTGCGCAGAATTCGCAGAAGCTGAATTGGAAGACGTCGATCGTCGATTTGATGAAGCTCTTGAATTTGGACAGCAGTCTCACGGCACGCAAAGAACTGGCGACTGAACTCGGATGCCCCGCAGACAAGATGGGCGACTCCGCCCAAATGAACATGTGGCTCCACAAAGCGGTGTTGCAGAAGTTGGCGGCGAATGGTGGGAATATTCCCAAGGAACTCTTGCACTGA
- a CDS encoding bactofilin family protein, with product MWDKKRESDSDNGHFTVLGKDVTFKGIVHFHSTVQLDSSIEGEIHAKGMLVIGENATIRGTIVAETIVTRGKIHGNVTATSKIQLLKPAVVLGDISAPSFSMEEGAFFKGSIDMGSHPVVDEFQQTPLVLTEAPQRLSLSRPILIESEQESS from the coding sequence ATGTGGGACAAAAAAAGAGAGAGTGATTCCGACAATGGACACTTCACCGTGCTTGGAAAGGACGTCACCTTCAAGGGCATCGTCCACTTTCACAGCACGGTTCAGCTTGACAGCTCCATCGAGGGCGAGATCCATGCAAAAGGGATGTTGGTGATCGGCGAAAATGCCACGATCCGAGGAACGATTGTCGCTGAAACCATCGTCACCAGAGGAAAGATCCATGGCAACGTGACTGCGACCAGCAAAATCCAACTGCTCAAACCCGCAGTTGTCCTTGGGGATATCTCTGCGCCGTCGTTCTCGATGGAAGAGGGCGCCTTTTTTAAAGGCTCGATCGACATGGGCTCACATCCGGTGGTCGATGAGTTCCAGCAGACCCCTTTGGTCCTGACCGAAGCGCCGCAAAGGCTGAGCCTCTCCCGCCCGATTTTGATCGAGAGCGAGCAAGAGAGCTCATAG
- a CDS encoding DUF423 domain-containing protein → MDIDISARRLVVIGALSAGLGVVAGAFGAHMLKDMLDQHLLDVYEKATRYQMYHAFGLVLSGFAVQIWRDTGMAKAGWLFAAGTILFSGSLYGVSLLGIRWLGAVTPIGGLLFIAGWTVLAWRAWREVA, encoded by the coding sequence ATGGATATCGACATCTCAGCTCGTCGGTTGGTGGTCATCGGCGCTCTCAGTGCCGGGTTGGGCGTCGTCGCCGGTGCCTTTGGGGCGCATATGCTGAAGGATATGTTGGATCAACATCTGCTGGATGTGTATGAAAAGGCGACCCGCTATCAGATGTATCATGCCTTTGGTCTGGTCCTGAGTGGATTTGCTGTGCAAATCTGGCGCGATACCGGAATGGCCAAAGCTGGGTGGTTGTTTGCCGCTGGGACAATCCTGTTCTCTGGAAGTCTCTATGGAGTCTCTCTACTGGGGATTCGATGGTTAGGAGCCGTGACGCCGATTGGAGGCCTCCTCTTTATCGCGGGATGGACGGTACTCGCGTGGCGTGCGTGGCGTGAGGTCGCTTGA
- a CDS encoding dienelactone hydrolase family protein, translating into MPTAPATPFTLEQIGTGTARFPSGVPIPTHTDQMVDPYFKSKMPKEHQVDCLLFWPQQAGTYPGIVLLHDWWGLTGQMKDLGARLACEGYMVILPNLYGRLGGMVTANDDVAAALLERQNDDQVITDINSCCEYLNTRTMAKKNIHGVVGYGMGGSYALRFACHRKRLRAAVSYYGKIITSNEAMKDLFPPVLYHQAGKDTWATPDVVEQLRSASAAYGKRVDIHCYPNASHAFCNEMKPSAYDAESTSLAWERTANFLKSCFQGT; encoded by the coding sequence ATGCCTACGGCACCAGCGACTCCTTTCACCTTAGAACAAATCGGTACGGGAACCGCCCGTTTCCCAAGCGGCGTTCCGATCCCCACCCATACCGACCAGATGGTGGACCCCTACTTCAAAAGTAAAATGCCGAAGGAACACCAAGTCGATTGCCTGCTCTTCTGGCCGCAGCAAGCCGGAACCTATCCAGGGATTGTCCTTTTACATGATTGGTGGGGACTGACCGGCCAGATGAAGGATCTGGGAGCTCGCCTGGCCTGTGAAGGCTACATGGTGATTCTTCCGAATCTCTACGGTCGATTAGGAGGCATGGTGACGGCCAACGACGACGTGGCGGCCGCGTTGTTGGAACGACAGAATGATGACCAGGTCATCACCGACATCAATTCCTGTTGTGAATACCTCAATACTCGTACCATGGCCAAGAAGAACATCCATGGAGTCGTCGGATACGGCATGGGAGGATCCTATGCGCTGCGGTTCGCCTGCCACCGGAAACGGTTGCGCGCAGCCGTCTCGTACTATGGCAAGATAATCACGTCAAACGAGGCAATGAAAGACCTCTTTCCCCCGGTGTTATACCATCAGGCGGGGAAGGACACCTGGGCCACACCGGATGTTGTTGAGCAACTACGGAGCGCCTCCGCAGCGTACGGCAAGCGGGTCGACATCCATTGTTACCCCAACGCCTCGCACGCATTCTGCAACGAGATGAAGCCAAGTGCCTATGATGCCGAGAGTACCTCCCTCGCATGGGAACGCACGGCGAACTTTCTGAAATCGTGCTTCCAGGGAACATGA
- a CDS encoding Gfo/Idh/MocA family protein, protein MNRDRIGVGLIGVGRHGARYAQHLIHDLPLASLRAVCRRHPEQGFQFPGAESVTVYGEAAALIADPSVDVVVVVTPPLYSPEICRLAVQARKPLLIEKPLATTAIDARTMVALAREAGIPLMTAQTLRFDKTIQYVKSFHPSLGRSQELDAVFQIEIRNTAPDHVVGYGKRGALLEIGVHMLDLVRFLTGEEAQAVRCTMDHMPPMAPERTASIYLTTTGGTVCRIEISRVVGERAGRAIWVGSQGRVEADWMRRLIHYETSTEARTGDIDIPPSLTVLDTLSAFLQAVRDGTPMPITGEDGCRAVEIAEACYQSAQAGGAPVTVDRRS, encoded by the coding sequence ATGAACAGAGACCGCATTGGAGTGGGACTGATCGGGGTGGGCCGGCATGGAGCCCGGTATGCCCAGCACCTTATTCATGATCTGCCGTTGGCGTCTCTCCGGGCCGTGTGTCGACGACATCCTGAGCAAGGGTTTCAGTTTCCTGGTGCCGAGTCCGTCACGGTGTACGGTGAGGCCGCTGCACTCATCGCTGATCCGTCGGTCGACGTGGTGGTGGTGGTGACTCCCCCGCTGTACTCTCCTGAGATCTGTCGCCTTGCAGTGCAAGCCCGAAAACCCCTGTTGATTGAGAAGCCGCTGGCTACAACCGCCATCGATGCCAGGACAATGGTGGCTCTGGCTCGCGAGGCGGGGATCCCGCTGATGACGGCGCAGACCCTCCGGTTCGACAAGACGATTCAGTACGTGAAGAGTTTCCACCCCTCTCTCGGGCGTTCTCAGGAACTCGACGCGGTCTTTCAGATCGAGATTCGGAACACGGCCCCCGACCATGTTGTGGGCTATGGGAAGCGAGGAGCCTTACTGGAAATCGGTGTACACATGCTTGATCTGGTTCGGTTCCTGACAGGAGAGGAGGCACAAGCCGTGCGCTGTACGATGGATCACATGCCACCGATGGCGCCGGAACGAACGGCTTCAATTTACCTTACCACCACAGGGGGAACGGTCTGTCGCATAGAAATTTCACGAGTTGTGGGCGAACGTGCGGGACGAGCCATCTGGGTCGGGTCACAGGGGCGGGTGGAGGCCGACTGGATGCGCCGGCTGATCCACTATGAAACGAGTACCGAAGCAAGGACCGGGGATATCGACATCCCTCCATCCCTGACAGTCCTCGACACCCTCTCAGCATTCCTCCAAGCGGTGCGCGACGGCACACCCATGCCGATCACGGGAGAGGACGGATGCCGAGCCGTGGAAATCGCCGAAGCCTGCTACCAGTCGGCACAGGCCGGTGGCGCACCGGTTACCGTCGATCGTCGTTCGTGA
- a CDS encoding Lrp/AsnC family transcriptional regulator encodes MATRAYILIKVKAGKTKDVVGALKRIPGVEQAHSCFGRPDIFVFISVQDERSLSDVVITKIHSIDGIEETDTHIVAES; translated from the coding sequence ATGGCAACGAGAGCGTACATCCTCATCAAGGTCAAAGCAGGGAAAACAAAAGACGTGGTCGGCGCACTGAAGCGCATACCGGGTGTTGAACAGGCTCACTCCTGCTTCGGCCGTCCGGATATTTTTGTCTTTATCAGCGTCCAGGACGAGCGCTCGCTCTCCGATGTGGTGATTACGAAAATCCATTCGATCGACGGGATCGAAGAGACGGACACCCATATCGTGGCGGAGTCGTAG